One Drosophila willistoni isolate 14030-0811.24 chromosome XL unlocalized genomic scaffold, UCI_dwil_1.1 Seg142, whole genome shotgun sequence genomic region harbors:
- the LOC6644556 gene encoding pyridoxine/pyridoxamine 5'-phosphate oxidase yields the protein MSSELAHIIDAESPVDPVELFKQLIETNGPDPLQTMNLATLDEEFGVLNRTVLYRGLTSDNNIFYITQRYTRNCKNLVANPKASLTFYLPNLKNRQEEATWQIRLLGAVAEELPDSELDALWASEQLPAQIRAYVCPCGEPVDYQQLKARHDNFLKEHIKNGGGKPIARPSSYTAFQFRPQRWDFLKVGVGQVADRLQYRRKENGKWQSLHVAT from the exons ATGTCTTCAGAATTGGCTCATATAATAGATGCGGAGTCCCCCGTGGACCCAGTGGAATTGTTCAAACAGCTAATAGAAACAAACGGCCCAGATCCGTTGCAGACCATGAATTTGGCTACTTTGGATGAGGAATTTGGTGTACTCAACCGAACGGTTTTATATCGTGGCTTAACTTCTGATAACAATATATTCTATATAACCCAACGATATACACGAAATTGCAAAAACCTAGTGGCCAATCCCAAAGCGtctttaactttttatttGCCAAATTTAAAGAACCGCCAAGAGGAAGCTACCTGGCAAATTCGTTTACTAGGAGCCGTTGCCGAAGAATTGCCCGATAGTGAACTCGATGCCTTATGGGCCAGTGAGCAACTGCCGGCCCAAATACGTGCCTACGTTTGTCCTTGCGGCGAGCCTGTGGACTATCAGCAGCTTAAAGCAAGACATGACAATTTCCTTAAGGAGCATATAAAGAACGGAGGTGGCAAACCAATAGCCCGACCATCTTCCTA CACTGCCTTCCAGTTTCGACCCCAACGTTGGGACTTCCTTAAAGTGGGCGTGGGCCAGGTAGCTGATCGTCTGCAATATCGTCGAAAGgaaaatggcaaatggcaaTCATTGCATGTGGCTACCTAG
- the LOC6644555 gene encoding uncharacterized protein LOC6644555 — protein sequence MTSILDMKAGPPDYWAEISNFFLPLKYIFANDRFDALVQDIDLYYLINAVFWIFVALSFGFYGFQRMFQFFLKSSNVKYFKRKQFARLIWNIAFYAACCLFLHFYNEFMILPQLMKNQGRYALFYSSENLIFYRSHQTEKFQFYSTFIITFYLHGAMLDFKEADFLEAASKGLYLLALIAIDVYRYENYFVGLNLTLGLYSILTELLALLAMPNNSNRNRLIYQLFMGIRIAAWSHVFINLLPFKYFMPTLFAKNFKLPLNVVIWLWYGLSIWNSPVLQYFYHQIYHTTPADCSGEGSAAKCILVKDSVEYRHYKTLKKAYMEVKLAHEKSTANALPATESASAKTFQAIKCVMMLKRKLKRIREGRGNEPEDDNEELNND from the exons ATGACCTCCATACTGGATATGAAGGCTGGTCCTCCGGACTATTGGGCCGAAATCAGTAATTTCTTTTTACCATTGAAATACATTTTCGCCAACGATCGCTTCGATGCCTTGGTCCAGGATATAGACCTGTATTACCTGATCAATGCGGTGTTCTGGATATTTGTGGCCCTATCCTTCGGCTTCTATGGATTTCAACGGATGTTCCAG TTCTTTCTCAAGTCATCgaatgtgaaatattttaaacgaAAGCAATTCGCGCGTCTAATTTGGAATATTGCCTTCTATGCGGCCTGTTGCCTGTTCCTGCACTTTTACAATGAATTCATGATCCTGCCGCAGTTGATGAAGAATCAGGGACGCTATGCACTATTCTATTCATCGGAGAATTTAATCTTTTATCGCTCGCATCAGACAGAGAAATTTCAATTCTATTCGACATTTATTATCACATTTTATTTGCATGGAGCAATGTTGGATTTCAAGGAGGCTGATTTTCTGGAGGCTGCCTCAAAGGGTCTCTACCTGTTGGCATTAATTGCCATCGATGTATACAG GTATGAGAATTATTTTGTGGGCCTGAATCTAACCTTGGGTCTGTACAGTATACTCACCGAATTGCTGGCTCTGCTCGCCATGCCCAATAACTCGAATCGGAATCGCTTGATCTATCAATTATTCATGGGCATACGCATTGCGGCCTGGTCGCATGTCTTTATCAATTTGCTGCCCTTCAAGTATTTTATGCCCACACTGTTTGCTAAGAATTTCAAATTGCCATTGAATGTGGTAATTTGGTTGTGGTACGGTCTATCCATATGGAATTCGCCTGTGTTGCAGTATTTCTATCATCAGATCTATCATACGACACCGGCGGATTGTTCGGGCGAGGGATCAGCAGCCAA ATGCATCTTGGTCAAGGATTCTGTCGAGTATCGTCATTACAAAACACTTAAGAAAGCCTACATGGAAGTAAAATTGGCCCATGAGAAATCTACTGCAAATGCCTTACCAGCAACGGAATCTGCATCAGCTAAAACTTTTCAAGCCATCAAGT GTGTTATGATgctgaaaagaaaattgaaacgCATACGCGAAGGACGCGGTAATGAGCCCGAGGATGATAACGAAGAGCTAAATAATGactaa